Sequence from the Equus przewalskii isolate Varuska chromosome 11, EquPr2, whole genome shotgun sequence genome:
ccgcccccgcccccggcagGCCACGCCTCCACCCAGGTCCGTCCCGCCCCCGCCCACTGCCGGCCACGCCCCCACCCAGCCCCGCCCCTGCGCCCACGGCCGACCACGCCTGCTCCCGGGCCCGTGCCGCCCCGCCCACAACAAGCCACGCCTCCACCCCGGCCCGTGCCGCCCCGCTCACGACAAGCCACGCCCCCACCGAGgtccgccccgcccccgcccccggccggccACACCCCCGCCCGTGGCCAGGCTGCCGCGCTCAGCACGCGATGGTCACGTGTCCGCTGGGCGGAGGGTCTCCTACCTCTTGCAGCCGAGGAAGAGATTTGGACCCCGCACGCCGGGAGCACATGGTCGGCCCCTGTGCGAGTGTCGCTGGTGGCGAGTGTTCCAGCGCGACAGGCCCTGCGTCTGCACCCCCCCCACGACGGCCCGCGTCCACCCCCCGGCGCCGGGGTCATCGCCGCGGCTCAGACCAGCTGGGTGCAAACCGCATCCCGACCCCAGAGATTAGCTCTGGGCTTCAGGGGCCTCAGCTGTGACCGTGAGGTAGCGTTAGTGCCCACTTCATGGGGTTTGTTATGCAGATTACACGATTACATGTTCAGAATCTTAGGAGTCGGgtctgaaacatttaaaattgtgtCACGGTGACAAATGCATCGAGATTTTCACGCtgtaaagaacaaacaaatcttTATCTGGCCCAGGAGAGCAATGTCTAGAGGTCACAGGAGGGTAGCTGGCTGGCCTTGGGGCTGGTTGCCGCCTCCAAAGTTACTGGGTCACGTGGTCAGGAGCAGCGTTTGCTCGGGAAGGGGAGTGAGGGCTGTTAATGGGCAGTTGAGACCAGGAATCCAGGGTTACAGTGCTAGGGTACCTCTGAAAAGATGAGTGATCTAAGAGAACGATAATTCAGTTGccagatttttttcaaatctggGAATTTTGCAATCATTTTAAACCTTTTAAGTAGGATGTCTTAGGAGGAGGTTATAAGTTACAATGGTATTTAAGTGGGAGCTCGTTACTTAACTTATTGGAAGATGCTCCTACATGTGGTTGTTTCAGAGAATACATACTAAGAAGAATACATATATGTGGTTGTTTCAAAAAATAAGAAGCTGTGACCCCAGGGACCCAAGTTTAGTGGGTGAGACACTGGCAATTGCTGTTCCTAAGGTTTAGAAAAGGTTGCCAAAGGGTTTTTTTATGTGCTCTCTCCCCCTAGTGGTGGTAAAACCTGGCCTCACTTCTCTTCAaggaattttctttgtgatttctcaATTGATTATTGCACACAAGAGATAAGATACAACTGAGGACCAGTTTCAGGCACCCAGTCCAGTAGACTCCTTAACTATAGTCTGTCCCAGCCTGCATAACTGAGTGAACGCACAAGTCCATCCTCACTACTTGGGAGAAAAAGAGCTCATCCAAGGTCTGTCCAAACAGACTTTGACAAACACTAATGTTGGGCCTTTCGAAAAAGGCAGGCGACCTCAGGGACCATTTTGACAATTTACAtaacatttcaaagaatttttaccAGCTTGTGCTGTATTTGCCTATCTCACCTGAAATGCTGTTATTTCCCCTTTCCTGCCTCACCACAGTCGGTACACCCTGGGGCCCAACTCAAATCCCACCTTCTTcactgacaggtgtttccagattACCCTGATGTATTCCTTCTCTGACCACCAACCACACTTACCAAGTACATTGCCATTTAGCGGCACCCCTCCCCCCCATAGATACTATCTAATTATTTCAGCATACACATCTTGATTACCtaacaaaattggaaaattctcCAGGGCAGGGAGCTTATTTTAACCTTTCAGGTTTCTTTCAGTAGCTGTAGTGTTGGACACATGGTAGATGTCTTGATTATCTTCATCAAAATACAGAGCTTTAAAAAACATCAGcttcatacttttaaaaagtcctttaaaAGGACCTCTAGTGAAAAACActtcataaaatattcttctccTATCTAGCAAGTATCACAATCAGTTTATGACATGAAAGGAGAATTCTTCCATCCCTGTCTGATTAGTCTGTGTAGTGCTGCACTGCCTgcagactttcctttcttttctgtactGTAAAACTACCAGCAGCATGCACCCAGGTTGTAATTTTTgcagtttatttatctttttttttccacgtACAGAGCACTTTAAAGTCACTTTCACTGATTATTTCTCAAAAAGTGTGTCAGGCCAGTATTCTGTTTAGCATAGGGGAAAACTTCACTTGATCTAACCTTGTCTAAGCCAGTCAAGAGGTGGGAAACAGAACGGAAGTTTGTGATTCGATAATCTGTTCTGGTGTAATCCTAGATCCACACACCAACAGCCTACCCCAGACAACCGACCCACACTTCCAGTTTCTCTAGCAATGTCAGTCAGTAATGAGTAAAAATCTTTTGGAGGTTGTTTTTGGTATTAAGGTGGCAATTTAGTGCCATCTTTTCATTCTTAAAACATTGagagtgtaatttttaaatttccacctCAAATTTTGGGTAAATCAAATTTTAGGCTCCTGTCTTAACCAAGGCTCACCCTACCAAAAATTGCTTTAGTAGACTGTTTGTGTTCAGGAAATTTGTCCCTCTCAGATTCACTCCCATTTTTGGTGCGAAGTGGTGGGGGAAACTAGGAGGAAGGcactgaaaacagaaggaaattaaaaacttttctgggggccggcctggtggtacagtgattaagtgcacacgttccgctttggccactcagggtttgctggttcggatcccgggtgcggacatggcaccgcttgcaccacttggcaagccatgctgtggtaggcgtcccacatataaagtagaggaagatgggcacggatgttagctcagggccagtcttcctcagcaaaaggaggaggattggcagcagttagctcagggctaatcttcctcaaaaaaaataaaaaccttttctgGAAAGGGTCTGAGACATGGTTTATAA
This genomic interval carries:
- the LOC139074611 gene encoding proline-rich protein 2-like, giving the protein MAAAAARQLLRRRTAHGAPAPRPPVNRPGTGGTPPGPAPTARPAQAGHAPTHVRPAPAHDKPRLHPGPCRHAHNKPRPHPGPSRPRPRQATPPARSAPAPGRPRLHPGPSRPRPLPATPPPSPAPAPTADHACSRARAAPPTTSHASTPARAAPLTTSHAPTEVRPAPAPGRPHPRPWPGCRAQHAMVTCPLGGGSPTSCSRGRDLDPARREHMVGPCASVAGGECSSATGPASAPPPRRPASTPRRRGHRRGSDQLGANRIPTPEISSGLQGPQL